A section of the Deinococcus reticulitermitis genome encodes:
- a CDS encoding type II toxin-antitoxin system Phd/YefM family antitoxin yields MIERTYSQARAELADLMTRATEDRETVIIERRGHAPAALIAADELRSLQETAHLLRSPENARRLLSALSRALSGEGEALTLRELEARAGRGGE; encoded by the coding sequence ATGATCGAACGCACCTATTCCCAGGCCCGCGCGGAGTTGGCCGACCTGATGACCCGCGCCACCGAAGACCGGGAAACGGTGATTATTGAGCGCCGTGGGCACGCGCCCGCCGCCTTGATTGCCGCCGATGAACTGCGGAGCTTGCAAGAGACAGCCCACTTGCTGCGCTCCCCGGAGAATGCCCGGCGCCTGCTGTCTGCCCTGTCGCGCGCCCTGTCGGGTGAAGGGGAAGCCCTGACCCTGCGGGAACTGGAAGCGCGGGCGGGGCGGGGCGGTGAGTGA